ttcattttcgtaaaaggcagagcaggatacccagggctcggtttacacctatcgccatttctagccactgggggaccataggcaggctgggggaatgcatattaatgttaaaaaacctcataaagtgaaattttcatgccatgggacctttaaaatatacAACATCAACATCTGcagttttaaaagttttttttgaatCAGCACCTCTGCaatgtaattaattaaaaaatgcaAAGGGAATTACTGTATGTAGGCTACTGGACTACAATACAATGAGGAGTTTTTATTCTTGTCAGTGTTTATAACTCAGGGTTAACATGCAGATGTGGATTGTTTCTTGCTTTTGGAGTGTGATTGTTACAACCCAACACCACATTTCACAGAATTGTAGTTAACATCATATCTCACATGTAtgctgcaaaaaataaaatcccaattTTAGCAATACCTTTAGGAacaacttcattttttttaatggtaaaGGTGAAaatttgattttatgttttatgtttttaaaaacagaGCGATAATAATTTTGAGATTAGTTCATACAAAATACTTTAATACAGAAGAACCTTTCACATATTCTTTAAAGGATCAATTAACACCAAGTTACATGAGGCAGAAACATAGGCTATCATTAATCTCTGCGGGTTGAAACTCCCCATCATGCCTAAAAGTTTCATCCTAAAGAAAAGATGTGTGAAATGTGTGAATTCACCCTTTACAAGACACCGTCAGCCATAAACCACCATAAACATCCATCAGATGGCAGCAGTTGATTGGCCATTACACTGCAGACAAATAAAGGTCATTACTAATGGTTTACCACAATGCATGGCTCAGTGCAGACTATCACCCACAATATTAAGGACCATTTAAGGATGTTTCTATTGAGGGAATTTCAAAGCATTAAAAATGCAAGACCATATTTTTTTTGGTTGTCTAtggaagcctttttttttttttcagaagagaaGCAAGAGGAAGCATTTGTGAATTATATTTGTATCTACATATTCATGTGAGCCACTTCTCTATGCAGGTCCTGAACACCGTGTAGTTGGAGTGCCATTGAATGTGCTTCACTCCAGAGTGAACGCACACTGACATGTCGCCTCGAGCGTCCAGCGTCTTCAGCCCAAACGTATCGTTCTTGTAAGACTTTCAAAGGGAGAGAACAAGAGGACAGGTTATTACAAAATGTCTACCATTTTACAGAGAGCCTAAAGTAAATATGAATATGGGTAACTTTCCAGATACAAtggtgtgtatatactgtatgtattagtTCTGAAACTTACCTCCTGGTTTCtcatttctacaatgttttcGTCGCTGTCATAGAATCCAAAGTGGCTGTTTTTAGAAAAGAGGAAACAGTCAGTTCAGGTAAAGAGGTCTCGAAACCTCTGCTGCAGATCTGACCAGAAACTCAACACACATTTTGAAGACTAACTACTTTGTCTGGAACCTTAGTATCTATCTAAGCCAATGGTGTCATTTCCACTGGGAATGACTTTTCAAAAATCCTCTTTCTGACCTCCTCACTTTTAAGGTTTCTGTCTGATGTAATCACTAAGATTTCTAAAGTACCTTAAGATTATCAATCTGCCAAAATCCAGAGAGGAGTTATTGGTAAGAATGTGTTCATCTACGTTTTTAAGTTTTACTGTAGGCTTTTACAATCTGTCCTCTGATAAATAAAGGTTGTACCTGCAGACTGAGAGGTAGACCTGCAGGATGACTTAGTTGTAAAAATACTTCAAACTTCAAATTTATTGtatgtaatttataattcactgTAATTCAGTGTTctcctacaaaaaaaaaagctattgaCCATCAATCAAAGATTAGGCCGTAAAGGACAGAAGCACATACATATTTACCTATAATATAAGTTTTAGGTCTCTATTAACAAAAACCTTTAAGTGGCGTTAGTATAttgaatttcttcttttttattaggCTACTATTAATTTGAAAGCCCCATATCTATGCCATTATAATGTTATTTGCTAGAATGAtatgaatatactgtatctaaatgCAAAAATCATTCAATTGTTTAAAGGTTatgtttttgaatttttttggtGAAGGACCTCTGACTTCATGTGGATTGTGCATGTGTTTGGATTATTCAAAAGCccttttttaaatcaagttGTTCTTCTTACTTTTCTCATAATAaattaatgtaataacaatttttTTGATGAATTTAGAAATGCTCAGGTTGTCATATTCATTCTGTTTGGCTGTTTATTAATAAAGGAAGTCAATTCAGAACAAATAATATACCTAGAAAGAAGTTGGTTAAAAAGGGGTTATATAAAAGGGCTAATTAATTCTTCTGTTAGGAGCACGAGTATATTATTTTTGTCAATGTAAGAGAAAGAAGGCTGTTATATATCCACCACTAATGAATTACGCGTATTTATCACAGACACACTGATTGGTTGCCACTCAACCACAAGGTTTGCGGTTTAATTCCAGGCTCCtccggccacatgtcaaagtgtctcTGAGGAAGACACTGAACCCCTCCCCGGATACTGTATGcatagctgtccactgctcctactACTTAAAATTGGTAAAATGCAGTAATTCAATCTTACCACATTGTACTTTGAGTATGTGACAAATTAAGAAAGTATAAAACTTTGATGAAACCTGGACTGCCATGGTGTGATGACGCCATCATCTGGTCCTCCAATCAGCACAAGCTTCTTGATACGCAGGAAGTTTTCTCTCCATGCTGAGCAGGTGAAACGGGGAAATGCATGACTTTCTATTTTGCAATGCATATTTCTACTGCAcgcccacacacatacagcacataATGACAGTAATGCATTCCATTACCTTTCATGTTGTTGTGAGGTCTGTCACCATTAAGCACAGCCAGAAAGCTGTTGCCCTGCAGGTAGCGGGGCCGATGGTGAGGGTCTGTGgagaaaacataaataaatatcgGTTGTACCCTAGTATCTTTTCAAGAAGTGATGTAATGCAAGTAAAGGTAAATATTTTCTGATTTTCAAATCATATTTCTCACCGTTCCAGTAGTTGCAGATAGACACTTTCTGTCCCACTCTGTTGTAGCAAAGATGAAACACTAACTTTTTTGTGCAGTCAGGAAATACCTTCTTCAGATATTCGGTGTCTGTGGAAAAATCCAGTATTGTGAAATTTAGGATCTATTACAAATACTGTCTGAAGTTCTGGTAAATTAACTAGGACTCCTTAAATGTCATGATTCGCTGCAGGACAAGGGTTATACTGTACAGATATGCTTAAAACATGAAATGAAGCTCTTTGACCTCCATACTGCCCGGCCTGTGGTGATGACAGCGAAACAAAGGTGTGCACGTTGTGGTCTGGAGCCATGGAGAGAAGTGCTCGACAAATTAGACCACCTTAGAAAGAATAGGAGAAGACACAATATCAAGAGAGTTCCGACAAACCAGTATAGGCTACATGAGATCTTGTGCAGGGATCCTTAAGTGTTTAATCCCTCTGGAGAGATGCATCTTGTAGGTTAAGAGTGGATAAAATACGACAAGCAGGTGCCTGCAAATGCATTTGTTACACCAAATTAAACAGGTTATAGGAAAACTGTgtattgttttccttttttccttagcggctgtgaggctgtactaagGGACAGCGTAGCTTTTAGCTAAATACTAACAGATGCTAGCATTCTCAAATTGAAAATGCTAACATGTTTAATGGGTATAATGTTTATCATGTTaatcttttctctgtcttggctttctttttgtttgttagcATGCAAAAAAGAATTAGTGTATTGTAGTGCTAATTTGTGTAAATGCATGTACATCTGGGGCTGATGGGAATATCATTAGTTTTGCGGGTATATTTGGTCTTAGATAATTGGATAAACTGACAGATTTTTTGGCCTGATGTTGGTTTGATGAAAAGTTAAGGGATGACTAGTCTATATTGACGacatttcatttccaggattgttcaggtgccgccggataTTCCACCGGATGCCCCATAATTTTCATCCGGATGTCGGTCAcctggcattctaaactccagtggatttctgaggactatggttaactgctcctcagatctctgcagggtaaatccagacagctagctagactatctgtccaatctgagtttcctgttgcacgactaaaacaacttttgaacatacacgtgttccaccaaaacaagttccttcccaagttTTTTTTGCAGAGGTGCCGTTGCTCTGCCCAGCgagcccaagatgattgtgattggtttaaagaaatgcaaataaaccagagcaggtttttctcccatcccggaatgctatgttGACTAGCCAGAAGgtgtggcaatgcgagactaagggATGACCAAAGTGATTACAATTCTTCACCAGAGTCATTACCTGAGATACAATATGCCAATATGTCTAATAAATGTTGAGATAGGCTATTTCACAGGGtaagtgaaaactttgaccAGCTGGTACCGCAGTCAGATACATCCTCTGAGAACTATGAATGTCCACACAATTTACAGTAATGACAATCTTTGttcaaattagaaaaaaaacagtgtttttttcttgaCAAAACATATTTGTTTTAGGTTTAATATGAATCTGCTGTGAAAAGGAGATGTATTTGAATGACATTTAGATGCATTTTAGCTGATGAAAATGTGAAAAGTGAAAATTAGTACATCGCTGCATGTCCAACGGGAGGATAAAAGTTAACCGTTTTCTGCTTCTAAACTTTTGAGTACATAAACTACACAAATGCAGGAACTGTGAACCACTTGGGTACGAAATGGCACTTCTCTCATTTTACTGGAAATGTGGAAGTGAAAGATGAATACCtgagaaaataaatactgttcgttaactttaatgtgtgtgtaaagcaTTTCTAGATACtgtactgctgtgtgtgtgtgtgtgtgtgtgtgtatgtatatatatatatatatatatagtgagcAGGAGAGAAGCTGACCTTCAGCAAAAAGATACTCTGCTCCCTTTCGCACTGTGTAATCTTCTGCTGTCCTTGTTGTCGACATGTAAAGATTAAACAACATGCCTATTTGTCTAAAATTATCTCACAAAGCGAATTTCTCTTAGTCTCTGACAGACTGATTGACGCTTCTCTTCTCATTCACTCTCATCTTTGCTTTGATGTATGAATTGAGTGTTCACTCAGTTGTCAGTCTCAGGTACACCAAGCTTAgtctaatgcaatcaaattcaACAGTGCTGCAGTAACTTCTCCCTTCATGAAGGTTATAATCATCAGTTTTTGTTTAAACTCTTTTAGAGAGATGGTATAATTCAACTTCATTTTGGAAGATGTTTGTGATGCTGTTGAACTGTATTGCATTATACAAAGAGgtgtttatattattttgtcTACCTCATAATGAGCGTAGGCTAATCCATCGAGAGCAATCAGGGCTCAGTATCATGCTCAAGGACATCTTAGATCAGACCACCATCTCTGCAATCAGGGGACAATCTGCTCTACCTGCTGAGCGACAGCCAGATTTACATTTGTTTGATGTATTACTTAACAATAAATTAAACAGGTTTTAAACATAATCCAATTGGAGTGAAAATAGAAATGCATGCCACACTcacattccattttatttttttagggattttaaacttgtagtcttcagacCCAACCACTGCTGACTCAAATGACGTCACTTAAGGCAAAAGATCAGACTTGGCACAGCTCCCTCTGTAGTCAATGAAAGCTTTATACaactttcttttcattttatctTAGTCCTATGAGTCCATTTTTCTCTTCCAAGGTCTTCTGTTTTTTAGTGGCAGGATATTTTAACTTGGATGCTTACACCCATCATAAgtgtttacatttaatttgtaagaATGGGTTCACACTGCTGCTTCATGCCAAATTGGCCCCAGATAAATGCTCACAGTTTTTGTTGCATGGCTAAAGCACGGCAGTGGTGTGTGCTGCATACAGtgtggtgagtgtgtgagtgGACCTTGTGAGAAGCACACAAGATGGACGCCATCAGGAGCTTTTTGCACAATGTTGTCGAAGACTTTCCTGAAGCCTTGGACCTGCTTCCACATCGGCTCCAGACTGGCCCAGTTATCATACAAGTCAATCACTGTCACATTGGTGCCTGGATGCGTCTGTGATTAAAAGAAAATAGGAACAGAGTAACAGACACACAGTAATCGCTGATTAAATCAACTATCAGCCTGAGTACAGATAATGTTATCAGCCAACACAGTCAGATGTGGGCTCATTTACAAAATGTTCTTCCAAAACAAAACTGATCTTGAGGAATAGAAAAATGACAGGGGAACAGAAATCATGAACTTGAAAGAGCTTACTGATTTTCACTTCACTTGAAATCTGACTGccttttaaaataatctgtaaTGTACCTACTGTAGATATAAAGTCCaaaatttgtttaattaatgcCTAGGATAGAAGTGGGAGGTTTGACCGCTCACACAGTTGAAATCATCATCATGAAGTTTCTTGTGAATAAATATGAGAGAAATATAATATGGAAACGCAGGTTTATAGAGTTTCTTTTAACAAAATGCATAAACAGCTGGAACCAAACTTACATTGTTCTTTGCCAAATTATACTTTATTCAGTGGTATAAAGAAGTACATTTTACCCAAGTACAAGTACAGCTTTTAGGTACTTTGCTTCAGTTTacgctactttatacttttacacTCGATTACATTTATTTGAACTTTAGTCactactttgcagattcagattattaatacaCAATAAAATCAACTAAAAAAAGATGACGTATTATTATAAATTACTGTTAGGTACCAAATAACTAGTAGAAGTCAgccccacctttaccagctgcaacattaaagtgttTACACATTAATGCACATGCAGTTACATGATTCTGAAAcgagccattctgcataatgagtacttttacttttgataagtaacattttgaatgcaggacttttacttgtaacagagtattttcacaCTGAGGCAATATTACTTTCACTGAAGTAAAAttgcttcttccaccactgatattCTAGAAAAAATGGACTTCTCAGAAGTCTCTCccaaagtaaaacaaaacaacaagaacATTTGACTTATTTGCACATGTTCGCTATTGAGATGTAGGTACTACCTTGTTTATGTGAAAAGCGATCGTGTTGAACTGTTTCGGTCCATCCAAAATGCCATGCACGATGATGACAGGCTTGTACCCGTCAATGCAAACCcctgtcagcagcagcagcagcagctgcagctgcagAAGGAGTACCGGCGATTCTCGGATGACCTGCGGAGTCTTCATCTCTCTACCCGGTCGCAGGTCAACCCTCTGGCCGCGAGCAGACTGGAGCATCGAGAGAAGGGATCCTGGAGAGACTTGAGAGAGCGACAGAGACGTGATTGGCTCTTACATGAGCTGATGAGTAAATGATCTATCTCTTTTAACTTTTGTTTGAAGACTTGGCATGTGCGCGCTTCCTTCCTCATCACTCCTGTAATAGCGTATGTTTTTGTTTGAGATCACATCCGTTTTCGATTTTCATTTAGACTACGTATAGGGCTGACTCACAGCTTTTCAATGCATTTAATTGTTTACAGTGGTGGGAGGTAATtatgtacatttactcaagtattgtacaattttgaggtacttatTTTTATGTTTGCTACTTTAATTTTACTCCACTGCAtgtcagaggcaaatattgtactttttacaccATAACATTTACTTGATAACTTTAGTTACTCATTTGCAGATTCATATTATGATTACAACATAGCCTAATCAACAAAcaaattatgatgtattattatagaTACGATCAGACCTTATTGATCCCTGGGAGGAAATTGACAAGCTTAGCTCCACTTTtatcagctgcaacattaaagtgatgcaCACATTAATGCgtcaataattataatacaatatgccgatattattctgaaatgatCCATTCTGCGGAACAAGTATGCTACTTTTACTTTCGTAGCTTACATTTttatgctaatacttttgtattTTCGCCTACAGCGTATTACGGTGGTGGGTATAGCCTATTTCTACTTTTAACTAAGTAAAATatttgagtacttcttccaccactgcttgttTATGTTGTATGGAAATGTGCAAGTTGATGaatgtattcatttaaaaaaaaatgcttttttgcatACCTTTATGATTTTTCAATACTTACGGTGAAAAATAGAAAATTGAGTGGCATTATACcccactgttgttgttttccaggTGGCCGCCTGGTGGCAGTAAGAGCTGCAGCCTCTGATGCAGCTTTACTCTTCTTCGGTAAAACTTACATGACGTATTTCCGCTTCCGCTCTCAGCGTGCATTAAGCTAAGTTAGTATTTTACATGTATTGGTTACTTTATTTATGTGGTGTTTTGTTTGTAGAAAAAAGCAATCCCACAAATTACTAATTTTACATGGCTACGGAGGGATGTAAATATCCATTAAGTGTCCTTACCGAGAACGACAACTAAACAACACCTCATTTGTAACGTTTGCtggagttagctagctagctagctcgctCGCAGCCTGCAGCTACTTCTGCCATAACAACAACGTTGTTTGAGCATTTTGAAAAGCGGTAAGTGAAGTTGATTAGgcacttttgtcgcttttcaaTCAAAAATAAGACTTAGATTGCTAAACATTGTAAAAGACTCGATATAGTCCCACATCATGCAGGGAGACAGTTACAGGACGACTCAATGCAGCTATGTAGCCCCCTAATGTATGTAAATTGGAAGCAAAATAAATTAGACCTCACAAGAAAAACCCCTCTTTTATTCTACTACTCCTACTACTGTTTATTGCTATGACCCTCAATGGTAACTGGTTACTTTTTGGCATGTTCATATCTTGAATTACAACATATTGTTAACTAGTTATATTTATGACACGTACCGGTAACCTGTTTACATTTCTGGCATTGTATACATTtggttttatcttatcttacatGTAGGGAAAGAGTGCATGGCATGGCAGTGCAACTGGTTCTGCACTCTTGCTCAGTCACTAATTAATTATAAAATGCAGCAAAACTCAATATAAATAAGGCATTTCATGTATATAGCTTTTGGACGTCATTCCTTaatttcaattaatttattattttttaatgttttacccTGCTTGGTTGTTAATTTTGGAGTAACGTCTTGCACCAAGATAATGATGAATGAAAACACCTTTGGATGTTTGGTTGTAGCCAGAAGTTTCTCTAACAACACGGCTTACATCTACACCTGCATTAAGGACATTGTGTTGTGCTCCCTTAACAGGCACCATGGCTAATCTAGAGCAGTGGGTGAATGACCGTCTCCATGACATCCTCGGGTTGAGTGACAGATATGTGTCTCAATTCATGATCGGCACTGCACGGAAAGCGTCGAGTCCTCAAGACTTTGTGACTCGTCTCGAGCAGACGGGCACGATTGACATCGAACCGAGTGTGGTTGCCTTTGCGCAGGAGCtctttgacaaggtaaattcaATCGTGCTACCTTGTGTGGACTAAACATTGGACATGAACTTCAGATGAATTCAACAGTACAGTAGTTGCCAGCATTTTCAGTACGGGACATTTTGGTGGGTATGAAACCCCTGACAATCTTTTACCTCTGCGTGTTATAGATTCCTCGCAAGCAGGTTGTTGAGAAACCAGCCCGTGCGATGGAACGGGAAGCCATTGAAATGGACAGGAAGAATCGCACGTACACATTACTGGAGGACAGCGACAGTGATGGAGACGCTGTGATAGAGAAGcagaaagggaaaaagaaaagcaaggacaaagacagaggaaatcGGAGGAAGCACATCAGACAGAAGAAAGAGAGTGAGTCGTCAAGTGAGGACGAAGCATCTAAAAGGTAATCCAGTTATTTTGTGCTGATTTTtttatgcttgtttgttttttctttacaaTTTCTTGTTTGTTTCATATTGTTCCATGGAATAGCATGTGTTGTTGTGTAGTGCTAGTAGTAGAACTGATAACAGTTAGAGCTTAATGATTAATATTTAGTTTCTAATATCAGGGGCAGTTCAGGCCAAGGGGAGCACAAGTCTCTCAataaggaagaggaagaggaagagtgGGAGAAGGAAGAACGAGAGCGACAGCATGACATTGAAGAGAGAGATGCGTTTGCCGAGCGAGTGAagcagaaagacaaagacaagacCCGCAACATAACCGAGAGGACTGACAAAAAGGTGGGAGACaaaggaaacaaacacacatttgttCAAAGATGATCCACTATGTCATGCTGGTAAATAcctttgccttttgtc
The DNA window shown above is from Perca fluviatilis chromosome 7, GENO_Pfluv_1.0, whole genome shotgun sequence and carries:
- the LOC120561574 gene encoding lysosomal thioesterase PPT2-A-like translates to MLQSARGQRVDLRPGREMKTPQVIRESPVLLLQLQLLLLLLTGVCIDGYKPVIIVHGILDGPKQFNTIAFHINKTHPGTNVTVIDLYDNWASLEPMWKQVQGFRKVFDNIVQKAPDGVHLVCFSQGGLICRALLSMAPDHNVHTFVSLSSPQAGQYGDTEYLKKVFPDCTKKLVFHLCYNRVGQKVSICNYWNDPHHRPRYLQGNSFLAVLNGDRPHNNMKAWRENFLRIKKLVLIGGPDDGVITPWQSSHFGFYDSDENIVEMRNQESYKNDTFGLKTLDARGDMSVCVHSGVKHIQWHSNYTVFRTCIEKWLT